Proteins encoded within one genomic window of Phototrophicus methaneseepsis:
- a CDS encoding response regulator, whose translation MSEVKRVFLADDHALLRSGLRLLIDNQPDLEVVGEAGDGNETLAQVKNLAPDVILLDINMPGLDGLKTLPKLRALVPESRVLILTMHDDVSYLQEALQAGAAGYVLKQAVDTELLMAIRAVLRGERTVHPTMTQKLLESMADQPQTSPLNPWENLSEREHDVLRLVALGYTNGEIADELFISVKTVETYRARGMEKLDVQTRAQLVKSALKHDILDESGKT comes from the coding sequence ATGAGTGAAGTAAAACGCGTTTTCCTGGCAGATGATCATGCCCTCCTCAGATCTGGTCTGAGGTTGCTCATTGATAATCAACCGGATTTAGAAGTCGTTGGCGAAGCAGGCGATGGCAATGAAACGCTTGCTCAGGTCAAAAATTTAGCGCCAGATGTCATCCTGCTGGATATTAATATGCCCGGATTGGATGGTCTGAAAACGCTCCCCAAATTAAGAGCATTGGTACCCGAAAGCCGCGTCCTCATCCTGACGATGCATGATGATGTCAGCTACCTTCAAGAAGCACTACAAGCCGGTGCTGCGGGCTATGTCTTAAAGCAAGCCGTAGATACTGAACTGCTCATGGCTATCCGCGCTGTCCTGCGGGGCGAAAGAACCGTTCACCCAACAATGACACAAAAATTACTGGAATCTATGGCTGACCAGCCCCAAACAAGCCCGCTTAACCCCTGGGAAAATCTCTCTGAGCGAGAGCATGACGTCCTCAGGCTGGTGGCACTTGGTTACACCAATGGCGAAATCGCCGACGAACTGTTTATCAGCGTCAAAACAGTCGAAACATACCGCGCACGCGGCATGGAAAAGTTAGACGTTCAGACCCGTGCTCAGCTCGTTAAATCTGCCCTCAAACATGATATTCTCGATGAGTCAGGGAAAACCTGA
- a CDS encoding HAMP domain-containing sensor histidine kinase, whose product MNNILESRLFQRFWQFAGAVSIRVKVLGIVLSVILLLSIFVTMQMRSALFDTIQHNLEHQGHALASQFAETLAPLIQADDIEGITAYLLDRQHHYSTAGHNTAVEYISVIGEGQQINTWGEAPPPSTTIENVIHLEAPIEGTDAMLHLGIADVTVDQTVQEVTIQLLMITLVMVAFGFAAAFFLTWILTRPIYDLVDATQAVARGDFSQRVSRWADDEIGELSIAFNSMTKSLAQAEVEREEREQMRSQYVNNVITAQEDERKRIARELHDSTGQSLTSLLVGLKNLKDADGDETVSERIDDLRDIVSRTLDEVRQMAWQLRPSALDDLGLISALHRYIDDYQQRFNVQVDFVTKDMDGRLQMEIETSIYRVVQEALTNIARHAQATTASVIIDRRPNAIRIIVEDNGVGFVPPSRQESKSLGLQGIRERAALFNGTLTIETEPGHGTSLFIEIPLDQKSIAETNRNGTE is encoded by the coding sequence ATGAATAACATCCTTGAATCGCGTCTTTTCCAACGCTTCTGGCAATTTGCCGGTGCTGTAAGTATCCGTGTAAAAGTGCTGGGAATTGTCTTAAGTGTGATCTTGCTGCTAAGCATCTTTGTGACGATGCAAATGCGTAGCGCACTTTTTGATACCATTCAGCACAATCTGGAACATCAGGGCCATGCCCTGGCATCCCAATTTGCTGAAACTCTGGCGCCCCTTATCCAAGCAGATGACATAGAGGGAATCACTGCCTATCTGTTGGACAGGCAGCACCATTATTCTACTGCCGGGCACAACACCGCCGTTGAGTATATCTCCGTGATTGGTGAAGGCCAGCAGATTAACACCTGGGGCGAAGCGCCCCCACCCTCAACCACAATTGAAAATGTCATTCATCTAGAAGCGCCTATTGAGGGCACAGACGCCATGCTGCACCTGGGCATTGCGGATGTCACTGTGGACCAGACTGTCCAAGAAGTCACAATACAGCTACTCATGATTACCCTTGTCATGGTTGCCTTTGGCTTTGCGGCGGCTTTCTTCCTGACATGGATCCTGACGCGGCCTATTTATGATCTTGTCGATGCCACCCAGGCTGTAGCCAGGGGCGATTTTAGCCAGCGGGTATCTCGCTGGGCGGATGACGAAATTGGTGAGCTATCCATTGCCTTCAACTCAATGACAAAGTCCCTCGCTCAGGCAGAAGTCGAGCGTGAAGAACGCGAACAGATGCGCAGCCAATACGTCAATAATGTCATCACCGCCCAAGAAGATGAGCGCAAGCGTATTGCGCGTGAGTTGCACGACAGCACGGGCCAATCACTCACATCGCTGCTCGTCGGGTTGAAGAACTTAAAAGACGCCGATGGTGATGAAACTGTTTCCGAGCGCATTGATGATCTCAGAGATATTGTGAGCCGCACATTGGACGAGGTACGCCAGATGGCCTGGCAATTGCGCCCCAGTGCCCTCGATGATCTCGGTCTGATTAGCGCACTGCACCGTTATATCGACGATTATCAGCAGCGGTTTAACGTACAAGTCGATTTCGTCACGAAGGATATGGATGGACGCCTGCAGATGGAGATCGAAACCAGTATTTACCGCGTGGTGCAAGAAGCCCTGACCAATATCGCCCGTCACGCACAAGCGACCACGGCCAGCGTCATCATTGACCGCCGACCGAACGCAATACGTATCATTGTGGAAGATAACGGCGTCGGATTTGTGCCACCCTCCAGGCAAGAAAGTAAGAGCCTCGGCCTACAGGGCATCCGTGAGCGAGCCGCCCTCTTCAATGGCACATTGACAATAGAAACTGAGCCAGGCCATGGGACGAGCCTTTTCATTGAAATTCCTTTAGATCAAAAGTCGATTGCAGAAACAAACAGAAACGGCACAGAATGA
- a CDS encoding LysR substrate-binding domain-containing protein, protein MNLASLRLWMMVAEHSSFSRAAEVAYISQPAISKRVQELEQSLGVALLDRSGRNVQLTEAGQILYRYGKQIFAAERAAESALAQLNDLQRGHLAVGASNTIGTYLLPALLGRFHDQYPGIELSMEIGNTHQMIEELRHKPLDVAFVEAPVTGPDLNVIPWRTDQLVVIAPIDHPLAAQDRVSLERLSQEVFIMREPGSGTREVAENALSQHGVELPIAFELGSNAAVKQAVIAGLGLAIISEVTLTLELALKRLTVLKVPELILNRALTHVTIIERPHSPALTAFLASLERT, encoded by the coding sequence ATGAATTTAGCCTCATTACGACTATGGATGATGGTTGCTGAGCACAGCAGCTTTAGCCGGGCCGCAGAAGTGGCTTATATCAGCCAACCTGCGATCTCAAAACGAGTCCAGGAACTGGAACAATCCCTGGGGGTTGCTCTGTTAGATCGTTCCGGGCGGAACGTCCAACTGACAGAGGCAGGCCAGATTTTATATCGTTATGGCAAGCAAATTTTCGCTGCGGAGCGCGCCGCAGAATCCGCGCTGGCACAGCTCAATGATTTGCAACGAGGCCATCTCGCAGTAGGAGCCAGCAACACAATCGGCACTTATCTTCTACCAGCGCTATTAGGCCGCTTCCACGATCAGTACCCTGGCATTGAGCTTTCGATGGAAATCGGCAATACGCATCAAATGATTGAAGAATTACGCCATAAGCCGCTCGATGTTGCCTTTGTAGAAGCCCCCGTTACAGGTCCTGATCTCAACGTCATCCCCTGGCGTACAGATCAACTCGTCGTGATCGCTCCAATAGATCACCCCTTGGCTGCCCAGGACAGGGTCTCGCTGGAAAGGCTATCGCAGGAAGTATTCATCATGCGTGAACCCGGTTCCGGCACGCGAGAAGTCGCAGAAAATGCCTTAAGCCAGCATGGTGTTGAGCTGCCAATCGCTTTTGAATTGGGCAGCAACGCCGCTGTCAAACAAGCTGTCATCGCAGGATTGGGCCTCGCGATCATTTCTGAAGTCACACTGACGCTAGAACTCGCTCTGAAGCGCCTGACTGTCTTGAAGGTACCAGAGCTTATACTGAATCGTGCTCTCACCCATGTAACGATCATCGAGCGCCCTCATAGTCCGGCATTGACGGCCTTTTTAGCCTCGCTTGAGAGGACATAA
- a CDS encoding YeiH family protein, translating into MGKRVLSTLPTRGQSGIEASSGSLPLLRRLLPGLFLALLISIFALVIFEVEKGLFEHAVIEGLVIAILLGMAWRTLFGVPEQANPGVKFASKQVLEMAIVLLGVSVDLPAIVEAGWPLFISVMIAVSMSLTISTLLGRALGLRPKLATLVAVGNSICGNSAIGAVAPIIDAEPEDITSSIALANVLGIAEIILLPSLIPLLGLTLTQYGILAGLSVYAVPQVVAATFSVSAVSGQMGTMVKLVRVLLLGPVALFFSLRYASNQPGQATGLHKITRFIPWFILGFVLLAAMRSIGLLPLAVVEPLRGLSSFLTVVAMAALGLNVDVRSVRQVGGRVAIAVIGSFVALVVLSLLLIAVFQLG; encoded by the coding sequence ATGGGAAAACGTGTTTTATCAACCCTGCCTACACGTGGACAGTCAGGAATAGAGGCATCTTCAGGATCACTTCCTCTACTGCGGCGGTTGCTGCCCGGTCTGTTCCTCGCGCTTTTGATCAGCATCTTCGCCCTGGTGATCTTTGAGGTTGAAAAGGGTCTGTTCGAGCATGCTGTCATTGAAGGGCTTGTAATCGCTATCCTGCTCGGTATGGCATGGCGTACCCTATTTGGTGTACCAGAACAGGCTAACCCTGGCGTTAAGTTTGCCTCCAAGCAAGTGTTGGAAATGGCAATCGTCTTATTAGGTGTATCGGTTGATTTGCCAGCTATCGTTGAAGCTGGATGGCCTTTATTCATCAGCGTTATGATCGCTGTCAGCATGAGTTTGACGATCAGTACATTGCTTGGCAGGGCCTTAGGGCTGCGACCAAAGCTAGCGACCTTAGTCGCAGTGGGGAATTCGATCTGTGGTAACTCTGCTATCGGGGCGGTCGCACCAATTATTGATGCTGAGCCGGAAGACATCACAAGTTCAATTGCGCTAGCCAATGTGCTGGGTATCGCAGAAATTATCCTGTTGCCGAGCCTAATCCCACTTTTGGGCTTAACCCTGACCCAATACGGCATTCTGGCGGGTTTAAGCGTCTATGCAGTGCCGCAGGTCGTTGCTGCGACATTCTCAGTCAGCGCAGTGAGTGGGCAAATGGGCACGATGGTGAAGCTGGTACGTGTCCTGCTGCTGGGTCCGGTGGCGTTATTTTTCAGCCTGCGATATGCCTCTAATCAGCCTGGTCAGGCAACAGGACTGCATAAAATCACACGCTTCATTCCCTGGTTTATTCTTGGTTTTGTGCTGCTAGCTGCTATGCGGAGTATTGGCTTGTTGCCGCTTGCCGTTGTGGAGCCTCTGCGTGGTCTCAGCAGCTTCTTGACGGTCGTTGCTATGGCGGCGTTGGGGCTGAATGTGGATGTGCGCAGCGTGCGGCAGGTTGGCGGACGTGTTGCGATAGCTGTTATTGGCTCTTTTGTGGCATTGGTTGTTTTGAGCCTGCTGTTGATTGCTGTTTTCCAGTTGGGTTAA
- a CDS encoding FAD-dependent oxidoreductase, producing MLNTIHRQVVVVGAGAAGLTAAISAARNGAETLLIEYQGYLGGISSTLAWIGFHDQDYRQVVKGLPYEFIQRMWAAGQASPFELDIKCSSIISINNHYWKILAMQMVQEAGVQLMLHTQVVETLREGDRITGVIVEHKSGRQKITADVVIDCTGDGDVAARGGVAWEKGRTADGLVQAPTLVFRLGGLDRSEFIEGCKDPEINYREWIHPYPDLWEKTMKRIDQMQVIITGGFAGLMEKARLAGDYDVPQTRLVGVKTHQPDQFLVVSTRVLGLDPTSVESMTDAYTRLYQQVPDLMRFFKNWMPGGKETYLMEIAPMMGVRESRRIMGDYVLSANDIVNGREFDDVIALGGYHIDIHRPSGTWVDSKNVQTYDIPYRCLIAGDVEGLMMAGKCLSATHEGVASTRVIPICMAQGQAVGTAAALAVKAKKSPRDIDIRQLQNTLIDQGAELRQTLGGPDYEAIERIGQLPKDEPPTTGDADQASQTAQAWIK from the coding sequence ATGTTAAATACAATACATCGTCAAGTCGTTGTCGTCGGCGCAGGGGCCGCAGGACTAACAGCAGCGATTTCAGCAGCACGTAACGGTGCCGAGACGCTCCTGATTGAATATCAGGGCTATCTAGGGGGTATCTCATCAACTCTGGCCTGGATCGGCTTTCACGATCAAGATTATCGCCAGGTTGTGAAGGGCCTGCCCTATGAATTTATTCAGCGCATGTGGGCCGCTGGACAGGCCTCGCCTTTTGAGCTGGATATCAAGTGCTCATCTATCATCAGCATCAACAACCATTACTGGAAAATCCTCGCCATGCAGATGGTGCAAGAGGCAGGCGTCCAGTTAATGCTGCATACACAAGTTGTCGAGACACTGCGCGAGGGTGACCGTATCACAGGCGTCATCGTAGAGCACAAATCCGGCCGTCAGAAGATTACCGCGGATGTGGTCATCGACTGCACGGGCGATGGTGATGTCGCGGCGCGCGGTGGTGTCGCCTGGGAAAAAGGCCGTACTGCGGATGGCCTCGTCCAGGCCCCAACACTCGTCTTCCGCCTGGGCGGGCTGGATCGTTCCGAATTTATCGAAGGCTGCAAAGACCCTGAGATTAATTATCGTGAATGGATCCACCCCTATCCTGACCTGTGGGAAAAGACGATGAAGCGCATCGACCAGATGCAGGTCATTATTACAGGTGGCTTTGCAGGCTTGATGGAAAAAGCACGCCTCGCCGGCGATTATGACGTGCCCCAAACGCGCCTTGTCGGTGTGAAAACACATCAGCCAGACCAATTCCTGGTTGTTTCAACACGTGTGCTTGGGCTTGATCCGACCAGTGTCGAGAGCATGACAGACGCTTATACGCGCCTGTATCAACAAGTACCTGATCTGATGCGGTTCTTTAAAAATTGGATGCCAGGCGGTAAAGAGACTTATCTCATGGAAATAGCCCCTATGATGGGCGTCCGAGAAAGCCGCCGCATCATGGGCGATTATGTCCTGAGCGCCAATGATATCGTCAATGGTCGTGAATTTGACGACGTGATTGCACTCGGTGGTTATCATATTGATATCCATCGCCCATCCGGCACATGGGTAGATTCCAAAAATGTGCAAACCTATGACATCCCCTACCGCTGCTTAATCGCGGGTGATGTCGAAGGCCTGATGATGGCTGGCAAATGCCTTTCCGCCACCCATGAAGGGGTTGCCTCGACACGCGTCATCCCCATTTGTATGGCTCAGGGGCAGGCAGTCGGTACGGCTGCGGCGCTCGCTGTCAAAGCCAAAAAATCGCCACGCGATATTGACATCCGCCAACTACAAAACACCCTGATTGACCAGGGTGCGGAACTCCGCCAGACACTTGGAGGGCCGGACTACGAAGCCATTGAAAGAATCGGGCAATTGCCTAAGGATGAGCCACCGACAACGGGTGATGCTGATCAGGCTAGCCAGACCGCCCAAGCATGGATTAAATAA
- a CDS encoding FAD-dependent oxidoreductase: protein MQNDTDILVVGGGLGGVAAALSAAKMGFKVILTEETDWLGGQLTSQMVPMDEHPWIESFGCTDSYRKLRDGIRDYYRAYYPLTAKARSTPNLNPGAALVTRLACEPKVAIAVIDQLLAPYTAAGRIQVLLNHKPIHVETVGDSVASVSFEDTSTGEQTTYSAAFILDATETGDLLALGDIEHVTGAESQAQTGELHAIQGEAQPLNMQSITTCFALSYHPNEDHTIDKPEQYDFWKQYQAEFEVSPHFSYKPRKNSDFSLFPEPGKFSLWQFRRILYKNHFMPGFFDSDLTIINCMHNDYWLGPVFGLDEIAHKEHLEASRQLSLSFLYWLQKEAPRPDGRQGYAGLKLRPDVAGTADGLAKYPYIRESRRIQALFTVTEQHVGVEAREGQDRAAIFEDSVGIGSYRIDLHPTTDGDPSLNIPAYPFQIPLGAMIPVRVENLLPAAKNIGTTHITNGCYRLHQIEWNIGEAAGLLAAFCLNKGLKPRQAREQAHLGDYQALLRKQGIALEWPQFMEGTSYHKAHVNLPDWHWGETDKMENPWLYA, encoded by the coding sequence ATGCAAAACGATACTGATATTCTTGTCGTCGGTGGTGGGCTTGGGGGTGTTGCAGCCGCACTTTCCGCAGCAAAAATGGGTTTCAAAGTCATCCTGACGGAAGAAACAGATTGGCTTGGCGGTCAGCTAACATCCCAAATGGTGCCTATGGATGAACACCCCTGGATTGAATCCTTTGGTTGTACAGATAGCTATCGTAAACTCCGCGATGGCATCCGGGATTACTATCGCGCCTATTATCCGTTGACGGCAAAAGCACGCAGCACACCAAATCTGAATCCGGGGGCGGCCCTGGTTACAAGACTGGCCTGCGAGCCAAAAGTCGCTATCGCTGTAATCGACCAATTACTTGCCCCCTACACAGCCGCTGGGCGCATACAAGTCCTGCTCAATCACAAACCTATCCACGTAGAAACGGTCGGCGATAGCGTCGCAAGCGTATCTTTTGAAGATACGAGCACCGGGGAACAAACAACCTATTCAGCGGCCTTTATCCTGGATGCCACTGAAACAGGCGATCTGTTGGCATTAGGGGATATTGAGCACGTCACAGGGGCGGAATCTCAGGCGCAAACAGGGGAACTCCATGCCATTCAGGGCGAAGCTCAACCCCTTAACATGCAATCTATCACGACTTGCTTTGCGCTAAGTTATCATCCCAACGAAGACCATACTATTGATAAGCCTGAGCAATACGATTTCTGGAAACAGTATCAGGCAGAGTTCGAAGTCTCGCCGCACTTCAGTTATAAGCCACGCAAGAATAGCGACTTCAGCTTGTTCCCTGAGCCTGGCAAATTCAGCCTGTGGCAGTTCCGGCGCATTCTATACAAGAATCACTTTATGCCCGGCTTCTTCGATAGTGACTTGACCATCATCAACTGTATGCACAATGATTACTGGTTGGGGCCCGTCTTTGGGCTTGATGAAATAGCCCACAAAGAACATCTGGAAGCATCTCGTCAGCTCAGCCTCAGCTTCTTGTATTGGCTACAGAAAGAAGCGCCTCGTCCTGATGGCCGACAGGGTTATGCCGGGCTTAAACTGCGGCCCGATGTCGCTGGTACGGCTGACGGACTGGCGAAATACCCCTATATCCGCGAATCTCGCCGTATTCAGGCACTATTCACCGTCACAGAACAGCATGTTGGCGTAGAAGCCCGCGAAGGCCAGGATCGAGCTGCTATCTTCGAAGACAGCGTTGGTATCGGCAGCTATCGTATTGACCTGCACCCAACGACAGATGGCGACCCAAGCCTGAATATACCGGCCTACCCCTTCCAGATACCGCTTGGGGCCATGATCCCGGTACGAGTGGAAAATTTACTACCCGCCGCAAAGAACATCGGCACCACACATATCACCAACGGCTGCTATCGACTGCATCAAATCGAATGGAACATTGGCGAAGCCGCTGGTCTACTGGCTGCATTCTGCCTGAATAAAGGCCTGAAACCGCGTCAGGCTCGTGAACAAGCACACCTGGGCGATTATCAAGCCTTACTTCGTAAACAGGGTATCGCGCTGGAATGGCCTCAATTCATGGAAGGCACATCCTATCACAAAGCCCATGTCAATTTGCCGGATTGGCACTGGGGCGAAACTGACAAAATGGAGAATCCCTGGCTCTATGCCTGA
- a CDS encoding FadR/GntR family transcriptional regulator yields MTSKSLQPLQQPQALYKSVQDAIRDYILENELKPGSALPSETQLTKMLGVSRNSVREAVKALQLVGLIESRRGSGIFVGKFSVDPLLDNLPFSLMEDKQQFFDFLEIRRVLETGMIKTAVATITPEQIEELESLLQKMESLAQDDKRFPKEDRLFHQTIYEHLDNDTFIKLLDIFWLMFNRIVDYVDLTRQTPLEIYEKHVAIVRAIKAGDAEEAYQCMARHYDDIKLWG; encoded by the coding sequence GTGACCAGCAAAAGCCTGCAGCCGCTCCAACAACCACAAGCGCTTTATAAATCCGTTCAGGATGCAATACGTGACTACATCCTGGAAAATGAACTTAAGCCTGGCTCCGCGCTACCCTCAGAGACGCAGCTCACCAAAATGCTCGGCGTCAGCCGCAACTCTGTGCGAGAAGCTGTCAAGGCGTTACAGCTTGTTGGTTTGATCGAATCGCGGCGGGGCAGTGGGATTTTTGTAGGTAAATTCTCTGTCGATCCTCTGCTCGATAACTTGCCATTTTCATTGATGGAAGACAAACAGCAGTTCTTTGATTTTTTAGAAATCCGGCGCGTGCTGGAAACAGGCATGATTAAAACAGCTGTGGCGACCATCACACCAGAGCAGATCGAAGAATTGGAAAGCCTCCTCCAGAAAATGGAATCCCTCGCGCAGGATGATAAGCGGTTCCCAAAAGAGGATCGCTTATTTCACCAGACGATCTATGAACATCTTGATAACGATACCTTTATCAAACTGCTCGATATTTTCTGGTTGATGTTTAATCGCATCGTCGATTATGTTGACCTCACGCGCCAGACGCCGCTAGAAATCTATGAAAAGCACGTTGCGATTGTCAGGGCCATCAAAGCGGGTGATGCGGAAGAAGCTTATCAGTGTATGGCCCGCCACTATGATGACATCAAGCTGTGGGGCTGA